Proteins encoded together in one Balaenoptera musculus isolate JJ_BM4_2016_0621 chromosome 6, mBalMus1.pri.v3, whole genome shotgun sequence window:
- the TBC1D13 gene encoding TBC1 domain family member 13 isoform X1, whose translation MSSLHKSRIADFQDVLKEPTIALEKLQELSFSGIPCEGGLRCLCWKILLNYLPLERASWTSILAKQRELYSQFLREMIIQPGIAKANMGVSREDVTFEDHPLNPNPDSRWNTYFKDNEVLLQIDKDVRRLCPDISFFQRATEYPCLLILDPQNEFETLRKRVEQTTLKSQTVARNRSGVTNMSSPHKNAAPSSLNEYEVLPNGCEAHWEVVERILFIYAKLNPGIAYVQGMNEIVGPLYYTFATDPNSEWKEHAEADTFFCFTNLMAEIRDNFIKSLDDSQCGITYKMEKVYSTLKDKDMELYLKLQEQNIKPQFFAFRWLTLLLSQEFLLPDVIRIWDSLFADNSRFDFLLLVCCAMLILIREQLLEGDFTVNMRLLQDYPITDICQILQKAKELQDSQ comes from the exons ATGTCGAGTCTGCACAAGAGCCG GATTGCAGATTTCCAGGATGTCCTGAAGGAGCCCACGATTGCCTTGGAAAAGCTTCAGGAACTCAGTTTTAGTG GCATCCCCTGTGAGGGCGGACTGCGGTGCCTCTGCTGGAAG attCTCTTGAACTACCTCCCCTTGGAGAGAGCGTCATGGACCTCCATCCTGGCCAAGCAGAG GGAGCTGTATTCTCAGTTCCTGAGGGAAATGATCATCCAGCCTGGCATCGCCAAGGCCAACATGGGTGTATCCAGGGAGGATGTGACCTTTGAGGACCAT CCACTCAACCCTAACCCCGACAGCCGATGGAACACGTACTTCAAGGACAACGAGGTGCTGCTGCAGATCGACAAAGATGTCCG AAGGCTGTGCCCAGACATATCCTTCTTCCAGAGGGCCACCGAGTACCCCTGCCTCCTCATCCTGGATCCGCAGAATGAGTTCGAGACCCTTCGTAAGCGGGTGGAACAGACGACACTGAAATCCCAGACGGTGGCCCGGAACCGGAGCGGGGTCACAAAT ATGAGTTCCCCGCACAAGAACGCGGCGCCCTCATCCCTGAACGAGTATGAGGTGCTGCCCAACGGCTGCGAGGCCCACTGGGAGGTCGTGGAGCGGATTCTGTTCATCTACGCCAAGCTCAACCCTGGCATCGCTTACGTGCAGGGCATGAATGAGATCGTGGGGCCCCTGTACTACACCTTTGCCACCGACCCCAACAGCGAGTGGAAAG AGCACGCCGAGGCGGACACCTTTTTCTGCTTCACCAACCTCATGGCTGAGATCCGGGACAACTTCATCAAGAGCCTTGACGACTCACAGTGTGGCATCACCTACAAGATGGAAAAGGTGTATTCCACCCTGAAGGATAAGGACATGGAACTCTACCTGAAGCTG caAGAGCAGAATATCAAGCCCCAGTTCTTCGCCTTCCGCTGGCTGACACTGCTGCTGTCCCAGGAGTTCTTGCTGCCTGATGTCATCCGGATCTGGGACTCCCTGTTTGCCGACAACAGCCGCTTTGATTTCCTCCTTCTGGTCTGCTGCGCCATGCTCAT ACTGATCCGGGAGCAGTTGCTGGAAGGGGACTTTACCGTAAACATGCGGCTCCTGCAG GATTACCCCATCACAGACATCTGCCAGATCCTACAGAAAGCCAAGGAACTCCAAGACTCACAGTAG
- the TBC1D13 gene encoding TBC1 domain family member 13 isoform X2, with translation MSSLHKSRIADFQDVLKEPTIALEKLQELSFSGIPCEGGLRCLCWKILLNYLPLERASWTSILAKQRELYSQFLREMIIQPGIAKANMGVSREDVTFEDHPLNPNPDSRWNTYFKDNEVLLQIDKDVRLCPDISFFQRATEYPCLLILDPQNEFETLRKRVEQTTLKSQTVARNRSGVTNMSSPHKNAAPSSLNEYEVLPNGCEAHWEVVERILFIYAKLNPGIAYVQGMNEIVGPLYYTFATDPNSEWKEHAEADTFFCFTNLMAEIRDNFIKSLDDSQCGITYKMEKVYSTLKDKDMELYLKLQEQNIKPQFFAFRWLTLLLSQEFLLPDVIRIWDSLFADNSRFDFLLLVCCAMLILIREQLLEGDFTVNMRLLQDYPITDICQILQKAKELQDSQ, from the exons ATGTCGAGTCTGCACAAGAGCCG GATTGCAGATTTCCAGGATGTCCTGAAGGAGCCCACGATTGCCTTGGAAAAGCTTCAGGAACTCAGTTTTAGTG GCATCCCCTGTGAGGGCGGACTGCGGTGCCTCTGCTGGAAG attCTCTTGAACTACCTCCCCTTGGAGAGAGCGTCATGGACCTCCATCCTGGCCAAGCAGAG GGAGCTGTATTCTCAGTTCCTGAGGGAAATGATCATCCAGCCTGGCATCGCCAAGGCCAACATGGGTGTATCCAGGGAGGATGTGACCTTTGAGGACCAT CCACTCAACCCTAACCCCGACAGCCGATGGAACACGTACTTCAAGGACAACGAGGTGCTGCTGCAGATCGACAAAGATGTCCG GCTGTGCCCAGACATATCCTTCTTCCAGAGGGCCACCGAGTACCCCTGCCTCCTCATCCTGGATCCGCAGAATGAGTTCGAGACCCTTCGTAAGCGGGTGGAACAGACGACACTGAAATCCCAGACGGTGGCCCGGAACCGGAGCGGGGTCACAAAT ATGAGTTCCCCGCACAAGAACGCGGCGCCCTCATCCCTGAACGAGTATGAGGTGCTGCCCAACGGCTGCGAGGCCCACTGGGAGGTCGTGGAGCGGATTCTGTTCATCTACGCCAAGCTCAACCCTGGCATCGCTTACGTGCAGGGCATGAATGAGATCGTGGGGCCCCTGTACTACACCTTTGCCACCGACCCCAACAGCGAGTGGAAAG AGCACGCCGAGGCGGACACCTTTTTCTGCTTCACCAACCTCATGGCTGAGATCCGGGACAACTTCATCAAGAGCCTTGACGACTCACAGTGTGGCATCACCTACAAGATGGAAAAGGTGTATTCCACCCTGAAGGATAAGGACATGGAACTCTACCTGAAGCTG caAGAGCAGAATATCAAGCCCCAGTTCTTCGCCTTCCGCTGGCTGACACTGCTGCTGTCCCAGGAGTTCTTGCTGCCTGATGTCATCCGGATCTGGGACTCCCTGTTTGCCGACAACAGCCGCTTTGATTTCCTCCTTCTGGTCTGCTGCGCCATGCTCAT ACTGATCCGGGAGCAGTTGCTGGAAGGGGACTTTACCGTAAACATGCGGCTCCTGCAG GATTACCCCATCACAGACATCTGCCAGATCCTACAGAAAGCCAAGGAACTCCAAGACTCACAGTAG
- the TBC1D13 gene encoding TBC1 domain family member 13 isoform X3 yields the protein MIIQPGIAKANMGVSREDVTFEDHPLNPNPDSRWNTYFKDNEVLLQIDKDVRRLCPDISFFQRATEYPCLLILDPQNEFETLRKRVEQTTLKSQTVARNRSGVTNMSSPHKNAAPSSLNEYEVLPNGCEAHWEVVERILFIYAKLNPGIAYVQGMNEIVGPLYYTFATDPNSEWKEHAEADTFFCFTNLMAEIRDNFIKSLDDSQCGITYKMEKVYSTLKDKDMELYLKLQEQNIKPQFFAFRWLTLLLSQEFLLPDVIRIWDSLFADNSRFDFLLLVCCAMLILIREQLLEGDFTVNMRLLQDYPITDICQILQKAKELQDSQ from the exons ATGATCATCCAGCCTGGCATCGCCAAGGCCAACATGGGTGTATCCAGGGAGGATGTGACCTTTGAGGACCAT CCACTCAACCCTAACCCCGACAGCCGATGGAACACGTACTTCAAGGACAACGAGGTGCTGCTGCAGATCGACAAAGATGTCCG AAGGCTGTGCCCAGACATATCCTTCTTCCAGAGGGCCACCGAGTACCCCTGCCTCCTCATCCTGGATCCGCAGAATGAGTTCGAGACCCTTCGTAAGCGGGTGGAACAGACGACACTGAAATCCCAGACGGTGGCCCGGAACCGGAGCGGGGTCACAAAT ATGAGTTCCCCGCACAAGAACGCGGCGCCCTCATCCCTGAACGAGTATGAGGTGCTGCCCAACGGCTGCGAGGCCCACTGGGAGGTCGTGGAGCGGATTCTGTTCATCTACGCCAAGCTCAACCCTGGCATCGCTTACGTGCAGGGCATGAATGAGATCGTGGGGCCCCTGTACTACACCTTTGCCACCGACCCCAACAGCGAGTGGAAAG AGCACGCCGAGGCGGACACCTTTTTCTGCTTCACCAACCTCATGGCTGAGATCCGGGACAACTTCATCAAGAGCCTTGACGACTCACAGTGTGGCATCACCTACAAGATGGAAAAGGTGTATTCCACCCTGAAGGATAAGGACATGGAACTCTACCTGAAGCTG caAGAGCAGAATATCAAGCCCCAGTTCTTCGCCTTCCGCTGGCTGACACTGCTGCTGTCCCAGGAGTTCTTGCTGCCTGATGTCATCCGGATCTGGGACTCCCTGTTTGCCGACAACAGCCGCTTTGATTTCCTCCTTCTGGTCTGCTGCGCCATGCTCAT ACTGATCCGGGAGCAGTTGCTGGAAGGGGACTTTACCGTAAACATGCGGCTCCTGCAG GATTACCCCATCACAGACATCTGCCAGATCCTACAGAAAGCCAAGGAACTCCAAGACTCACAGTAG